In a genomic window of Roseicitreum antarcticum:
- the secD gene encoding protein translocase subunit SecD, with the protein MRRPTWVVMTYAVLLLLAVATALPNFLSPDFRNKLPTWATSQTVSLGLDLQGGAHLLLAVDREALAADRLQDLRTTLVAEMRAQGLNAGTVRADGLTLTAPGAPALSATMQGIAATTAQPGSPPDFTVDTVGDTLHLALTDSGLERAATAAADQSLEVIRHRVDQVGVSEPVITRVGADRILVQMPGVENPGQLRELLGSTAKMSFQMVAPASGPGVSSLPMRDGSGLLTVEDRVALSGDRLEHAASAFDPQTGRPMVTFDFDRQGGIAFARITADHIGDRFAVVLDGQVLTAPVIQSAIPGGKGQITGDFTAEEAQTLAVLLTSGALPASLEVIEERSVGAGLGADSIRAGLITGAIGLALVVAIMGGLYGGWGLLASGILGLNVMLTLTALGILGATLTLPGIAGIILCLGIAVDSNILIFSRIREETAKGAPAMKALNRGYGRAWATILDANITTLLAMVLLFLFGAGAIRGFAVTMSLGIVISMFTAVVLMRRLMEWLVRRRKLKTLSVAPLFGGVPGPRALHFMRRGQLALAVSAVLSLGAVAALLVPGPTLGIDFTGGVQMVLQSDAPVPLADLRAALAAGVPGDASLQAFGTPNEALIRVQGVAGQDTVAAVEAAAASAVPGATFAQIDLVGPSISGELATTGLIALALAVLAMLVYIWVRFEWQFAAGAIAVLFLDVTKTFGVIAITGWEVNLTTIIAVLTLIGYSVNDKVVVYDRIRENLHSSGGADLAQVIDRSLSQVLARCIFTSGTTLAALLPMALWGGPAVAGFAWPMIAGMVIATASSLFVSGPVLAWLAARGPVALGAVAAPVPGE; encoded by the coding sequence ATGCGCCGACCAACATGGGTCGTCATGACCTATGCCGTCCTGCTGCTGCTGGCAGTTGCGACGGCCTTGCCGAATTTCCTTTCCCCTGACTTCCGCAACAAACTGCCCACATGGGCGACCAGCCAGACCGTATCGCTGGGCCTTGACCTGCAGGGCGGCGCGCATCTGCTGCTGGCCGTTGACCGCGAGGCGCTGGCCGCCGACCGGCTGCAAGACCTGCGCACCACCCTTGTGGCTGAAATGCGCGCGCAGGGGCTGAACGCAGGCACCGTGCGCGCCGATGGGCTGACGCTGACCGCTCCGGGCGCACCTGCGCTAAGCGCGACGATGCAAGGCATTGCCGCCACAACGGCCCAGCCCGGCAGCCCGCCCGATTTCACCGTGGACACCGTGGGCGACACCCTGCACCTCGCGCTGACCGATAGCGGGCTGGAACGCGCCGCGACCGCTGCCGCCGATCAAAGCCTGGAGGTGATCCGCCACCGCGTCGATCAGGTTGGCGTGTCCGAACCCGTCATCACCCGCGTGGGCGCGGACCGCATCCTTGTGCAGATGCCGGGGGTCGAGAACCCGGGCCAACTGCGTGAACTGTTGGGGTCCACCGCGAAGATGAGCTTCCAGATGGTGGCCCCTGCGTCCGGCCCCGGGGTCTCATCGCTGCCGATGCGCGACGGGTCTGGCCTGCTGACGGTAGAGGACCGCGTGGCGCTGTCGGGCGACCGGCTGGAACACGCGGCCTCGGCCTTCGATCCGCAGACCGGCCGCCCCATGGTGACCTTTGACTTCGACCGGCAGGGGGGCATCGCCTTTGCGCGCATCACCGCCGATCACATCGGCGACCGCTTTGCCGTGGTGCTCGATGGGCAGGTGCTGACCGCCCCGGTCATCCAGAGCGCGATCCCCGGCGGCAAGGGCCAGATCACCGGCGACTTCACGGCCGAGGAAGCGCAGACACTGGCCGTCCTTCTGACCTCGGGCGCGTTGCCTGCATCGCTGGAGGTGATCGAGGAACGCAGCGTCGGCGCGGGCCTTGGTGCGGATTCGATCCGCGCGGGCCTGATCACCGGGGCCATCGGTCTGGCGCTGGTAGTGGCGATCATGGGGGGGCTCTATGGTGGCTGGGGCCTGCTGGCCAGCGGCATCCTGGGGCTGAACGTCATGCTGACGCTGACCGCGCTGGGGATATTGGGGGCAACGCTGACGCTGCCGGGGATCGCCGGGATCATCCTGTGCCTGGGCATCGCGGTGGACAGCAACATCTTGATCTTCAGCCGTATCCGCGAGGAAACCGCGAAGGGCGCCCCCGCGATGAAGGCACTGAACCGGGGCTATGGGCGCGCTTGGGCGACGATCCTTGACGCCAATATCACCACCCTGCTGGCCATGGTGCTCTTGTTCCTGTTCGGCGCGGGCGCGATCCGGGGTTTTGCCGTGACGATGAGCCTTGGCATCGTGATTTCCATGTTCACCGCCGTGGTGCTGATGCGCAGGCTGATGGAATGGTTGGTGCGGCGGCGCAAGCTGAAGACCCTCAGCGTCGCGCCCCTGTTCGGCGGCGTGCCCGGCCCGCGCGCGCTGCATTTCATGCGGCGGGGTCAGCTGGCGCTGGCCGTGTCGGCGGTGCTGTCACTGGGCGCTGTGGCAGCGCTGCTGGTGCCGGGGCCGACCTTGGGGATCGACTTTACCGGCGGCGTGCAGATGGTGCTGCAATCGGATGCGCCCGTCCCGCTGGCCGACCTGCGCGCGGCGCTTGCCGCAGGCGTGCCAGGCGACGCCAGCCTTCAAGCCTTTGGCACCCCGAACGAGGCGCTGATCCGCGTGCAGGGCGTTGCCGGTCAGGACACCGTTGCTGCGGTCGAGGCTGCGGCGGCCAGCGCCGTGCCCGGGGCCACCTTTGCCCAGATCGACCTCGTCGGCCCTTCGATCAGCGGAGAGTTGGCCACCACCGGGCTGATCGCGCTGGCGCTCGCAGTGCTGGCGATGCTGGTCTATATCTGGGTGCGGTTTGAATGGCAGTTTGCCGCCGGGGCCATCGCGGTGCTGTTCCTTGATGTCACCAAGACCTTCGGCGTCATCGCCATCACCGGGTGGGAGGTCAACCTGACCACCATCATCGCGGTGCTGACGCTGATCGGCTATTCGGTCAACGACAAGGTGGTGGTCTATGACCGTATCCGCGAAAACCTCCATAGCAGCGGCGGTGCGGATTTGGCGCAGGTCATCGACCGCAGCCTCAGCCAGGTACTGGCGCGCTGCATCTTCACCTCTGGCACCACACTGGCCGCGCTGTTGCCCATGGCGCTGTGGGGTGGGCCTGCGGTGGCGGGCTTTGCCTGGCCGATGATCGCGGGCATGGTGATCGCCACCGCGTCGTCGCTGTTCGTATCCGGGCCGGTGCTGGCGTGGCTTGCCGCGCGCGGGCCGGTGGCGTTGGGCGCCGTCGCCGCACCCGTCCCGGGCGAATGA
- a CDS encoding calcium/sodium antiporter, which yields MDYLFLLAGLIGLFFGGDALVRGSTGIARRMAIPPLLIGLTVVGFGTSTPELLVSVEAAWRGVPDIALGNVLGSNIANILLIVGLSALVWPIRVMGATLRRDTAVMLVAALVLVPVFAMGEVGRVAGAVLVAGLAAYLIWAYRFPGEAVAEDPDAAPPARILTSVLWVIGGLVALMLGARFLVDGAVSIARGYGVSEAFIGLTIVAVGTSLPELATSLIAAIKKQSEIAIGNIIGSNIFNVLGILGLTAMITPIPVAGRFLTFDLPVVIGASVVMAALFLSRPVIGRGLGLVMLVAYGTYVWAAQG from the coding sequence ATGGACTACCTTTTTCTACTTGCTGGGCTGATCGGACTTTTCTTCGGCGGTGACGCGTTGGTGCGCGGCAGCACCGGTATCGCGCGCCGCATGGCGATCCCACCGCTGCTGATAGGGCTGACCGTGGTGGGTTTCGGCACCTCGACCCCCGAACTTCTGGTCTCGGTCGAGGCGGCTTGGCGCGGCGTGCCCGACATTGCGCTTGGCAATGTCCTTGGCTCCAACATCGCCAATATCTTGCTGATCGTGGGGTTGTCCGCGCTGGTCTGGCCGATCCGCGTCATGGGCGCCACGCTGCGCCGCGATACCGCCGTGATGCTGGTCGCCGCACTTGTGCTGGTGCCGGTGTTTGCCATGGGCGAGGTAGGGCGCGTCGCGGGCGCGGTGCTGGTAGCTGGCCTGGCCGCCTACCTGATCTGGGCCTATCGCTTTCCGGGTGAGGCCGTCGCCGAAGATCCTGATGCAGCACCCCCCGCCCGCATCCTGACTTCGGTTCTGTGGGTGATCGGCGGGCTGGTCGCCTTGATGCTGGGCGCGCGGTTTTTGGTGGATGGCGCGGTATCCATCGCGCGCGGTTATGGCGTGTCCGAAGCGTTCATCGGCCTGACCATCGTGGCGGTCGGCACCTCGCTGCCAGAGCTTGCGACCTCGCTCATTGCGGCGATCAAGAAGCAATCGGAAATCGCTATCGGTAATATCATCGGGTCGAACATCTTCAACGTGCTGGGCATTCTGGGCCTGACAGCGATGATCACGCCGATCCCGGTGGCCGGGCGCTTCCTGACCTTCGACCTGCCGGTGGTGATCGGCGCTTCAGTCGTCATGGCCGCGCTGTTCCTCAGCCGTCCAGTGATCGGGCGGGGTCTGGGACTTGTGATGTTGGTGGCCTACGGAACCTACGTCTGGGCCGCGCAGGGATGA
- a CDS encoding orotate phosphoribosyltransferase, translating to MTPARRSEIARETATALLQIGAVRLSADRPFMFSSGLVSPVYIDCRRIISYPEVRERLMACATEVLQADMPGTQAVAGGETAGIPFAALIAANTALPMQYVRKRPKGYGPHAQVEGVVTPGQQVTLIEDLTTDGGSKVRFCKALRRAGAVVSDCLVIFYYDIFPETRAMLGDQGLTLHALANWQDILAVAGADGPFSTSELAEIRSFLDNPLDWSARHGGASRLFFQERTV from the coding sequence CTGACGCCCGCCAGACGCAGCGAGATCGCGCGCGAAACCGCGACGGCGCTGTTGCAGATCGGCGCGGTGCGGCTGTCGGCGGACCGGCCTTTCATGTTCAGCTCGGGGCTTGTCAGCCCCGTCTATATCGACTGTCGCCGCATCATCTCGTACCCTGAGGTGCGCGAACGGCTGATGGCCTGCGCGACCGAAGTGCTGCAAGCCGACATGCCCGGCACGCAGGCTGTCGCGGGCGGCGAGACGGCGGGCATCCCTTTTGCCGCGCTGATTGCCGCCAATACTGCGCTGCCCATGCAATATGTGCGCAAACGGCCAAAGGGTTATGGCCCGCATGCACAGGTCGAAGGCGTGGTGACGCCCGGCCAGCAGGTCACGCTGATCGAGGATCTGACCACCGACGGCGGATCGAAGGTACGGTTTTGCAAAGCGCTGCGCCGCGCGGGCGCCGTTGTTTCGGATTGTCTGGTGATCTTTTACTATGACATCTTCCCCGAAACGCGCGCCATGCTGGGCGACCAGGGGCTGACGCTGCATGCACTGGCCAACTGGCAAGATATTCTGGCCGTGGCCGGGGCGGATGGCCCCTTCAGCACATCGGAACTGGCCGAAATCCGGTCATTCCTTGACAATCCGCTTGACTGGTCGGCCCGCCACGGCGGGGCATCCCGGCTGTTTTTCCAGGAAAGGACTGTATGA
- a CDS encoding Zn-dependent hydrolase: MTDPDPLSRLAHQIFDDLRALSPDGAGVSRPAYSGIETQALDYLADLARDHMLAVDTDAAGNMWFSLPAHRNAESFMVIGSHVDTVPEGGNYDGLAGVVAGLLVLIRGRDRGLRIPVKCLAMRGEESAWFGSCYLGSKALTGQMTAAELAAPHKGDGRPLADHMRALGIDTAPLTAGQPLMLLDQIAGYVELHIEQGPLLIERDMPAAVVTGIRGNIRYRSVTCTGAGGHSGAVPRAYRHDPVLAMADLLTRLDDSWLHILQTGGDLVLTSGIVGTDPARHAITRIADNVSFSLDIRSQSTEVLDHMRAYLHEEMADIARVRGVSFDTGPEIPAAPALMDDAMVAGLMEAMGRTGIAPFSMASGAGHDAAVFAQAGVPAAMIFVRNRNGSHNPREAMEIADFMVGTRIISEYLEATDT, encoded by the coding sequence ATGACTGATCCCGACCCGCTGTCGCGGCTGGCGCATCAGATATTCGATGACCTGCGCGCCCTGTCGCCCGATGGCGCGGGCGTCAGCCGTCCGGCCTATTCGGGGATCGAAACGCAGGCGTTGGACTACCTCGCCGACCTTGCCCGTGACCACATGCTGGCAGTCGACACCGATGCCGCGGGCAATATGTGGTTCAGCCTGCCCGCGCACCGCAATGCCGAAAGCTTCATGGTCATCGGCTCGCATGTCGATACCGTGCCCGAGGGTGGGAATTACGATGGGCTGGCAGGCGTTGTCGCGGGCCTTCTGGTCCTGATCCGGGGGCGCGACCGTGGGTTGCGCATCCCGGTCAAATGCCTGGCGATGCGCGGCGAGGAAAGCGCCTGGTTCGGCTCATGCTATCTGGGGTCCAAGGCGCTGACCGGGCAGATGACGGCAGCGGAGCTTGCTGCGCCGCACAAGGGCGATGGCCGCCCCCTGGCCGATCACATGCGGGCGTTGGGGATCGACACCGCGCCGCTGACGGCGGGGCAACCGCTGATGTTGCTGGACCAAATTGCGGGCTATGTGGAACTGCATATCGAACAAGGCCCGCTGCTGATCGAACGCGATATGCCTGCCGCTGTTGTCACCGGCATCCGGGGCAATATTCGCTACCGTTCCGTCACCTGCACCGGTGCGGGCGGGCATTCGGGCGCGGTGCCGCGTGCCTACCGGCATGATCCGGTGCTGGCCATGGCCGACCTTCTGACCCGGCTGGACGACAGTTGGTTGCACATCTTGCAAACTGGCGGCGACCTCGTGCTGACCTCGGGCATCGTCGGCACCGACCCTGCGCGCCACGCCATCACGCGGATCGCCGACAACGTGAGCTTCAGCCTCGACATCCGGTCGCAAAGCACCGAGGTGCTGGACCACATGCGCGCGTATCTGCATGAGGAAATGGCCGATATCGCCCGGGTGCGCGGCGTCAGCTTCGACACCGGCCCCGAAATCCCCGCCGCCCCCGCGCTGATGGATGACGCCATGGTCGCCGGTTTGATGGAGGCCATGGGCCGGACGGGTATCGCGCCTTTCTCGATGGCATCGGGTGCGGGCCATGACGCGGCAGTGTTTGCGCAGGCGGGTGTGCCGGCTGCGATGATCTTCGTGCGCAACCGCAATGGCTCGCATAATCCGCGCGAAGCGATGGAAATTGCCGATTTTATGGTGGGAACCCGTATCATTTCCGAATATCTGGAAGCGACGGACACATGA
- a CDS encoding dihydroorotate dehydrogenase encodes MSALATSVGQLHLTNPIMPASGTFTEDLADVFDLGILGAHVLKTFTAEARTGNPTPRVCDLTGGMMNAIGIPSKGLEHFLTHTLPFWARYDVPLIVSISAHSYDAFARLAAAVSVPGVAAIEANISCPNIEADGRAFAVRADTTGHVVAQLREATDLPLWVKLSPNTGEPVEVAQAAEAAGADALVVANTLLGMAIDIETRQPRLGNVMGGISGPAIKPVALRMTYQAASATRIPVIGCGGITTVADVVEFLIAGATAVQVGTATFQSPTTMQRLLTGLEDWLRAQGIASVNDLRGTVALPHAPAPVPAMLT; translated from the coding sequence ATGAGCGCGCTTGCAACCTCTGTCGGCCAGTTGCATCTGACCAATCCGATCATGCCGGCGTCCGGCACGTTCACCGAGGATCTGGCCGATGTGTTCGACCTGGGCATCCTGGGGGCGCATGTGCTCAAGACCTTCACCGCCGAGGCACGGACCGGCAACCCCACGCCGCGCGTCTGCGACCTGACCGGCGGCATGATGAATGCCATCGGCATTCCGTCGAAAGGGCTGGAGCACTTTCTGACCCATACGCTGCCGTTCTGGGCGCGCTATGATGTGCCGCTGATCGTGTCGATCTCGGCGCACAGTTATGACGCCTTCGCGCGGCTGGCGGCGGCGGTTTCAGTGCCCGGCGTGGCAGCGATCGAGGCCAATATTTCTTGCCCGAACATCGAGGCTGACGGGCGCGCCTTTGCCGTGCGCGCCGACACTACAGGGCATGTGGTGGCGCAACTGCGCGAAGCGACCGATCTGCCGCTGTGGGTGAAGCTGTCGCCCAATACCGGAGAGCCGGTAGAGGTCGCGCAAGCGGCCGAAGCGGCAGGCGCCGATGCGCTGGTAGTGGCCAATACGCTGCTGGGCATGGCGATCGACATCGAGACGCGGCAGCCCCGGCTGGGCAACGTGATGGGCGGCATATCGGGCCCCGCGATCAAGCCGGTTGCGCTGCGCATGACATATCAGGCGGCCAGCGCCACGCGCATTCCGGTGATCGGCTGCGGCGGCATCACCACGGTGGCCGATGTGGTGGAATTCCTGATCGCGGGCGCCACGGCGGTGCAGGTGGGCACAGCGACCTTCCAGTCGCCCACCACGATGCAGCGGCTGCTGACGGGGCTGGAGGATTGGTTGCGGGCGCAGGGCATAGCCTCGGTCAACGACCTGCGCGGCACGGTGGCGCTGCCGCATGCCCCCGCCCCTGTTCCTGCGATGCTGACATGA
- a CDS encoding dihydroorotate dehydrogenase electron transfer subunit, producing MNAIPKDSTLTTAPPYRCAEALTVVRSNAVVNTDYRLLTLDAPAEVLDCAPGQFFQLLCPGTADDQPFLRRPMSIFDFDAATGSLRFLYKVTGAGTRGLATLRPGDRLNVLGPLGQGFSMQDDWQRLMLVARGVGLATLAPLARMAQAHGRQLTAICSARAPEFVMSVDHFRECGAEVIVVTDTDGSSSPDAMRALIEARIAHDGVDAFYTCGSARLARMLQDIGAEYDIPGEIAVEQQMACGLGMCQACVRPFHEGGKIVHRRVCREGPVFQLKGVVA from the coding sequence ATGAACGCCATTCCAAAGGATTCTACCCTGACCACCGCACCGCCCTATCGCTGCGCCGAGGCGCTGACCGTGGTGCGCAGCAACGCGGTGGTGAATACCGACTACCGGCTGCTGACGCTCGACGCGCCTGCCGAGGTGCTGGATTGCGCGCCGGGACAGTTCTTTCAACTGCTGTGCCCCGGCACCGCTGACGATCAGCCCTTTCTGCGCCGCCCCATGAGCATCTTTGATTTCGACGCGGCAACCGGCAGCTTGCGGTTCCTCTACAAGGTGACCGGCGCGGGAACGCGCGGGCTGGCCACCCTGCGCCCGGGCGACCGGCTGAATGTGCTGGGCCCGCTGGGCCAGGGGTTCAGCATGCAAGACGACTGGCAGCGGCTGATGCTGGTCGCGCGCGGCGTGGGACTGGCGACGTTGGCACCATTGGCGCGCATGGCGCAGGCGCACGGACGGCAATTGACGGCGATCTGTTCGGCGCGCGCGCCGGAATTCGTCATGTCGGTCGATCATTTCCGCGAATGCGGCGCCGAGGTGATCGTGGTCACCGATACCGACGGCTCGTCGTCACCTGACGCGATGCGGGCGCTGATCGAGGCGCGCATCGCACACGACGGCGTGGATGCCTTCTATACCTGTGGATCCGCGCGCCTTGCCCGGATGTTGCAAGACATTGGTGCAGAATACGACATTCCCGGCGAAATCGCGGTGGAACAGCAGATGGCCTGCGGCCTCGGCATGTGTCAGGCCTGCGTGCGCCCCTTCCACGAAGGTGGTAAGATCGTGCACCGCCGCGTCTGCCGCGAAGGGCCGGTTTTCCAGTTGAAAGGGGTCGTGGCATGA
- a CDS encoding TRAP transporter large permease, with protein MLGLILILAVALLVLGFEMFLVLAVPALAYKAMFYPTLPDLVVVQKILGGVDHSTLLAIPFFVFAANLMGSGQIAQQLVSVVKALLGHTRGGMGHVVVGGSMAFGAVSGSAPATVAAMARMAYPELRRSGYSDRFSLGLIVSSAETALLIPPSITMIIYGWMTGTSIARLFAGGLAVGLVLGLAFAIYVNYVARRDGIARAPRADWASRGRIIWAAKWAIGMPVIILGGIYSGTFTATEAAAISVVYAIVVEVVILRSLTLRGLFEVTEQSAINTCIIFVLLAMGGLVSYFVTLAQVPNEIIGFLTAIDAGWITFLLVVNLCFLIAGMFIDPNSALLILVPPLYPVAVAMGIDPVHFGLIVTLNIGLGMITPPFGLDIFVASSTLRKPVATIIGGVWPFLAVNLVVLMLITYIPQISLFIPTLIFG; from the coding sequence ATGCTGGGTCTGATCCTCATTCTGGCTGTTGCCCTGCTGGTGCTGGGCTTTGAGATGTTTCTGGTGCTGGCCGTGCCCGCGCTGGCCTATAAAGCGATGTTCTACCCCACCCTGCCCGATCTGGTGGTGGTGCAGAAAATCCTCGGCGGGGTCGATCATTCGACCCTGCTGGCAATCCCGTTCTTCGTGTTCGCCGCAAACCTGATGGGCTCGGGCCAGATTGCGCAACAATTGGTGTCGGTGGTCAAGGCGCTGCTGGGCCATACGCGGGGCGGCATGGGGCATGTTGTTGTCGGTGGGTCGATGGCGTTTGGCGCGGTGTCGGGCTCGGCGCCTGCCACGGTCGCGGCGATGGCGCGCATGGCCTACCCCGAACTGCGGCGCAGCGGGTATTCGGACCGTTTCTCGCTGGGGCTGATCGTATCGAGCGCGGAAACCGCCCTGCTGATTCCGCCTTCGATCACCATGATCATCTACGGCTGGATGACCGGCACCTCTATTGCGCGGCTGTTTGCGGGCGGGCTGGCCGTGGGGCTGGTGCTGGGGCTGGCCTTCGCGATCTACGTCAATTATGTCGCGCGCCGCGATGGCATTGCCCGCGCCCCGCGCGCCGATTGGGCCAGCCGGGGCCGGATCATCTGGGCGGCGAAATGGGCCATCGGCATGCCCGTCATCATCCTGGGCGGGATCTATTCCGGCACGTTCACCGCGACCGAGGCGGCGGCGATCAGCGTTGTCTACGCCATTGTGGTCGAGGTGGTGATCCTGCGCAGCCTGACCCTGCGCGGCCTGTTCGAGGTGACCGAGCAAAGCGCCATCAACACCTGCATCATCTTCGTTCTGCTGGCGATGGGCGGCCTGGTTTCGTATTTCGTCACGCTGGCGCAGGTGCCCAATGAGATCATCGGTTTCCTGACCGCGATTGATGCGGGCTGGATTACCTTCCTGCTGGTGGTGAACCTGTGTTTCTTGATTGCGGGCATGTTCATCGACCCCAATTCGGCGCTGTTGATCCTGGTGCCGCCGCTCTATCCCGTTGCGGTGGCGATGGGGATCGACCCGGTGCATTTCGGGCTGATTGTCACGCTGAACATCGGGTTGGGAATGATCACGCCGCCCTTCGGGCTGGATATCTTCGTGGCCTCTTCAACCCTGCGCAAACCTGTGGCGACGATCATCGGGGGCGTCTGGCCGTTTCTGGCGGTCAACCTCGTGGTGCTGATGCTGATTACCTACATCCCGCAGATCTCGCTTTTCATCCCGACACTAATCTTTGGCTGA
- a CDS encoding TRAP transporter small permease — MLALNMLRLVERSVLVVTFLTMVALYFTSVLAREMGGQAASSFAWIEEAVRMLNLFLVFLGLGLALERGRHVGIRNLRDKLPDGVRRVLLKITDIVGLVFALYIAWLGLGLAEFVLGTGQRSPTLGVPMALIYMAPVAGFVLLALRYGLSLFGVIDRFADAEGAE; from the coding sequence ATGCTGGCCCTAAACATGCTCCGGCTGGTCGAACGATCAGTCCTTGTCGTGACATTCCTGACCATGGTGGCGCTGTATTTCACCAGTGTCCTCGCCCGGGAAATGGGGGGGCAGGCTGCATCCTCTTTCGCCTGGATCGAAGAGGCGGTGCGCATGCTCAACCTGTTCCTGGTGTTTCTGGGCCTGGGTCTTGCGCTGGAGCGTGGGCGCCATGTCGGCATCCGCAACCTGCGCGACAAGCTACCCGATGGTGTGCGCCGGGTGCTGCTGAAAATTACCGATATCGTGGGACTGGTCTTTGCCCTCTACATCGCCTGGCTGGGGCTGGGGCTGGCTGAATTCGTACTGGGCACCGGCCAGCGTTCGCCCACGTTGGGCGTGCCTATGGCGCTGATCTATATGGCACCGGTGGCGGGTTTCGTGCTGCTGGCGCTGCGCTATGGCCTTAGCCTCTTCGGGGTGATTGACCGCTTTGCGGATGCAGAGGGGGCAGAATGA
- a CDS encoding TRAP transporter substrate-binding protein has product MKTIRNLSITVTAAALMAASMSGGAFAQDFTAKIGHLESAAQNRHIHLEKVAALVSERTNGAVEFTLFPQAQLGDQRQMNEGVQFGSLEATVAPAAFLGGFNPVVSILDIPYLLPEGEDAAQALREGPFGQTLLDSFTDKGMHAIALWPNGRKHVTSNLPIADLADYASQKFRVMDSRVLIEQFNALDASAIAIPFGELYTALQTGVIDGQENPLDTIETMKYFEVQENLVISGHGAMEDVVIFNPAWWDSLPAEYQTIIEDAFIEMVPELVANKQAAVDSALEAVTEAGMNVRVAGPEERAAFREATFDATSAAYVAQAGDAGQALLDVYLEEYENVTQ; this is encoded by the coding sequence ATGAAAACCATCCGTAACCTTTCCATTACCGTGACCGCTGCCGCGCTCATGGCGGCCTCCATGTCGGGCGGGGCCTTCGCGCAGGACTTCACCGCCAAGATCGGGCACCTGGAATCTGCAGCGCAGAACCGCCACATCCATCTGGAGAAAGTCGCGGCACTGGTCAGCGAGCGGACGAATGGCGCGGTCGAATTCACACTGTTCCCGCAAGCGCAGCTTGGCGATCAGCGCCAGATGAACGAGGGTGTTCAATTCGGATCGCTGGAAGCCACAGTTGCCCCGGCAGCGTTTTTGGGCGGGTTCAACCCTGTCGTGTCGATCCTCGACATTCCCTATCTGCTGCCTGAAGGTGAGGACGCAGCGCAGGCGCTGCGCGAAGGGCCGTTTGGCCAGACGCTGCTGGACAGCTTTACAGACAAGGGGATGCATGCAATCGCGCTGTGGCCCAACGGGCGCAAGCATGTAACGTCGAACCTGCCCATCGCCGACCTGGCCGATTATGCCAGCCAGAAATTCCGCGTCATGGACAGCCGCGTACTGATCGAACAGTTCAACGCGCTTGACGCCTCGGCGATCGCGATCCCGTTTGGCGAGCTGTATACCGCCCTTCAGACCGGGGTGATCGACGGGCAGGAAAACCCGCTGGATACCATCGAGACGATGAAATATTTCGAGGTGCAGGAAAACCTGGTGATCTCGGGCCATGGCGCGATGGAAGATGTCGTGATCTTCAACCCGGCCTGGTGGGACAGCCTGCCCGCCGAATACCAGACCATCATCGAAGACGCCTTCATCGAGATGGTGCCCGAACTGGTCGCCAACAAGCAAGCCGCGGTCGATAGCGCGCTGGAAGCCGTGACCGAAGCGGGCATGAATGTGCGCGTTGCGGGCCCGGAAGAACGCGCGGCCTTCCGCGAGGCAACCTTTGACGCCACCTCGGCCGCCTATGTCGCACAGGCGGGTGATGCGGGTCAGGCCCTGCTGGACGTGTATCTGGAAGAATATGAGAACGTGACGCAATAA